A window of Pseudophryne corroboree isolate aPseCor3 chromosome 1, aPseCor3.hap2, whole genome shotgun sequence genomic DNA:
taagttctgagtgatgatgttgctatactggatatctgaaagcactatttaaatacatgtgtttcaTGTTTATTGCTTTGCTTTAATTTCACAAACATATGTCTAACTAACACCAAAAtgattctaattccagattctagtactggtaccagcatcccgacgcaacagcagcaacacagtgacatggatgagacaatcatgttacaaatgcagccattaatcgaaggaatcagccacccagcacctgtcagtacaccaccacagcaaagcactccaccaccacaacacagcccaaaaacaccagtagcacaaggccctgatcaagtgttttgggacagttgggctacacagcaggccactaatcaataTTGCctacgtaggcagacccaaatttttgctaacctaccatctaacctcagaagaatcagcagaaatttcagtcgccaaaatgaaccaaccaccagaattgccaataccatggaaatcatgcgtgcagacattacacatgtcatgggcaacttacaacgcataatgtaacagcacagacaacagcaaagctacagcaacatcttagaaaacaatcaaatgatcaatgaatctatcaccagaattttagaaaatcaaaatgctgcaacacgtgaactcaatgccaccctcactagcctcaatgaaacactcagatcccagcaccaacagcaaccaagcagaagttctggtacgactactcctattctatcgccagtgtcctcaccaccaaggtgctccaccagagcacgccaacacgacagtggtaaaggcaaaggccagtccaagcagccaaccccaaaaaaataaaaaaatagagacaccgatttctgtatagagaagaaaataaacacagttagtaaggataggtttgtcacaatatatataacacttagcaccttgtcaatttattcaacatcattaattataagtgttacaaacaacaacaggattttttgaaacacatttattctttaacatctttgtatttttttggaggaggaaaaagttatttgatctgcacattgatcttagcatgcagaaacaagaccacttgatttttttctaataattactctttctagattccaatcattctcatatgctgcagacagactaattggcagccatgcagaatgtctttagcatgcagaaacaagaccacttgatttttttctaataattactctttctagattccaatcattctcatatcctgcagacagactaattggcagccatgcagaatgtctttagcatgcagaaacaagaccacttgattattttctaataattactctttctagattccaatcattctcatatcctgcagacagactaattggcagccttgcagattcatccatgaccaatacaacttacaatgtgaattttaactcttttacatttcttctctagacgacattacaagaataacacaattgagttggctaaaaaggtcctaatatgttgtgaaacaatttagataattcagtcccaaaatgaattacattattgttgtgccatgtttgtgtgtgttaaaaatgagtaatcagattcttacacatgatgcagaaacaaagaaattgtaaatattttaatgtacaaaaataatgtgtctattaatggatatatgttgaaaactgtgtattgacttacaaatcagcaagtttactccagcaaacataacaaaataaattattttggatgatactaagtttgtgtcccttaaatacaatggagcatcacacatagggacacatgtattcctcaaggctaacatattatatgtggagaagtgttacattaggacgttacacacattcataaagtaaaatactaaaaaaaatactatgtggattatgtgtgcttttaataaattatcagtacaagtttattaacacttatccagacttcatgcatgccactcataatctgttgtttagagattttaaataaacacaatatacatgctacatttgttttgcataaagcgagggtatgtttgtatgtctcaaggagacagacacattctgagtaatggtttttaaacgaaaaatggggcaacatatatttaggcctacacaacaaatgaaagaagcaaacaaaacttacctaaAAAAGaactatttatgaggtcttgcctaacctgcctccctacatctgtactccaagtatcaccagatgtctctaattcctctgcttgctggctgctttcttcatcctcctcctcctcatcaacatgtggcagatgttgttgcaaacacatgttatgaagaaagcagcagcagaacacaatttgagtcaccttcaagggactatacaacaaaaggccaccagacttatccagacaccgaaacctagatttcagcacaccaaaacatctttctatcacattccgtgtgtacttatgtgcatgattgtaattgtgttcagcaggggtatcaggtcgggacaatggagttagaagccaagagaaacagccatatcctccatcacctgaaagacagatatagtaacgtgattcatgttaagatacagcaatacataagtaacacactgtatttggccaaagtatacacaggcctacacatatcaaatgacatacccagcagccatccatctggcatttgtccatcctcaaaattatcaaagagggatgaccgactgaggatgaaggagtcatggcagcccccagggtaaccagcaacaacactcattattttgagttttgcatcacaaaccacctgcacatttgtggagtgatctagatgacgattagtatagatgtgctgcctgcccctaggtggtctcagctgaatgtgtgtgcaatctatggctcccagcacattgggcatgccagcaagctcatagaaatctaccctgatggcatgccactgagactcctgggtagggaagcagattgaggcatcgatgtggggctgcaaaacagccaacacctgtgtgtatatttgatagaaaataaaacatgagattttaggacagaactggccactgagagtaattaaaacctaccaaaaacagaggaggtagttaggtatacatcacctgtgttaatattctttaaaatgagggctgtgagattcctatgacatccccagacacagcctgaaagctcccagtagccataaagtgcaacacagtcagaagtttgtgcaggcctgagacagggcgagagcgtggtgtctcagggtctaggcccagtttgacaaggtcatacagacggaaaatgttgttacgatttagacggaacatctgtatgaccctgtcatcggacaatgcattcaagtttaaacgccctttaaaaaaatgaggcctgcgcagcctccgcggaacctgtacaacctgctgaccatgttcagtttcttggccctggttacttacaggctgatgtctgagtctgaggaatcccacagcacacaaaagatcactggtccacagtcctgctgccatttctgagtgtaggttgtttgaaatgggcctaagatccttttataggtatcctaattcaggtgtgaatgatttgtaagtggcaacacatgtaaacacgcctgaaaaaagcaggtctatttttttgccgcttattttaacgaatcgcgaaaaaatacgaccgcaattgagcgctcagagactaacacccaaatacaaatgaatagtcaaTACccatgttgtatgaaataacagccgcgtttgaccgatggtctattcattcgtatttctgaactttgccgttaaaaccattacgaatagcccaaacactgccgagatttgtgcttagtgaattcccgtgttcggacttagaaaaaaaaaacacaaatcggacaaactcggattattagtaaatataggccctggactaaagcatccgccaactactggacagtctgtggtgcaatgtggcattggtggatggagcgagacatgatgtcccagatgtgctcaattggattcaggtctggggaatgggcgggccagtccataacatcaatgccttcgtcttgcaggaactgctgacacactccagccacatgaggtctagcattgtcttgcattaggaggaacccagggccaaccgcaccagcatatggtctcacaagggtctgaggatctcatctcggtacgtaatggcagtcgggctacctctggcgagcacatggagggttgtgcggccccccaaagaaatgccaccccacaccattactgacccactgccaaaccggtcatgctggaggatgttgcaggcagcagaacattctccttggtgtctccagactctgtcacgtctgtcacatgtgctcagtgagagcctgctttcatctgtgaagagcacagggcgccagtggagaatttgccaatcttggtgttctctggcaaacgtcctgcacggtgttgggctgtaagcacaacccccacctgtggacgtcgggccctcataccaccctcatggagtctgtttctaatcgtttgagtagacacatgcacatttgtggcttgctggaggtcattttgcagggctctggcagtgctcctccttgcacaaaggcggaggtagcggtcctgctgctgggttgttgccctcctacggcctcctccgcgtctcctaatgtactagcctgtctcctggtagcgcctccatgctctggacactaaacTGACAGACACAgctaaccttcttgccacagctcgcattgatgtgccatcctggatgagctgcactacctgagccacttgtgtgggttgtagactcatgctaccactagagtgaaagcaccgccagctttcaaaagtgaccaaaacatcagccagaaagcatagaagcttagaagtggtctgtggtcactaactgcatagcaaatttacttggcgcagtcgcactgcggacattgcgcatgcgcattagcgactaatcgctccgttgtgagaaaaaaataacgagcgaacaactcggaatgacccccatagtacactcacaagtgcacactacacacacaaagtacacccacccaccacccccacatatacaaacacacagtacacactatacacacacacagtacacccccacaaagtacacacacacacacacatatatatatatatatatatatatatacacacacatatagtatacacacattcagcacacatacagtacacacacatactgtatacatacacagtacacacacatacagtatacacatactgtacagtacacacacagtatacacaccacacatacagtatacacacacagtacacacacacacatacagtatacacacaccacaccacacatacagtatacacacacagtacacacacacacacatacagtatacacacaccacaccatacatacagtacacacacacacactattgattCCACTAAACAAGAAGCCATTAAACTTACCAGGCTTCCTGCATCAGCAGCAGCTCCCAGTACAGCctggggggcggagcttgggcctgtgagTGACAGACTCGGGCCCTgagtgaaggagagactggaggggaggggctgctaccacactgcctgcacggatcTCAGGTGAGTGCTGGAGCCGGGGGAGGAGATGCACGGGAGAGAGGAtggccgctggcagtctgtgacaggaaggagatttttcctgtcactgctgtcactcctgtgggcatattttcaatggggggcctggagctgcagctccatccgccccattgttaatccggccatggctgTACGTCAtacatggaataacagaatgaatggggacaatgcagtgtactgagtgcagagggctgcctgtcatgtggggggtgggggccacatgacaacacacaaaacacagGCTCCACAGACATGTCagtctaccaggaatcttcctggtgtgccctatggccaatccacccttgGATATGAACATTAGCATTGCATGTGGTTTGTATGTGCCTTTGAGTCAACCCCAGAGCATGTATGTACAGGTTCATTGTCtaacatattttttttaattattagtgTAAACGTGCATATAAGAGGTTAAAgtgattttctcttacttcctgacatgttaggaagctgaaatttaacaggtATTCTTCAGATGGGAAATTGGAAAACAACATAATTTGAATTTTaacaaacctcccctaaggggatgaaaaggagttgacatgatgacatcattaccaatgcgtggcttgtgttgcatgaataatagcgcccaaatggacaattggatcaaaatttggattgcacctccagagtgtagaatttaataaaccacaaaaataatccagtcactttttaccatatctgctatgggtgctcttcgggtaacgccaagaaccatggattaatatttaattaCATTAAGAGGTCTCAGATTTACATATTTATAGATGTACcaaatttttaacatttatttttatgtacaactgtgaaaatctgaaactcccatgcgaagaacgggtagaacagctagcgattttatttgaaaaaatattttttttatattttgatatttgtaaaaaaaattgattttccccccaaacatcaaaacatcgTCCTGTCACCATTGGAAACATTGTGACCATTGCAACTTTCAGCAGTGATCGGCAACATGGCAGACACTGGGGAGGATGCAGGGAGGCAAAGGGACAggaaggtccctctgagagcagaagCTGCAGGAAGTTTCTCTTCCTGCCGCTGCACGCACTGTATATCTGCCTGGTCACATCGAGTGCAACCAGACCAAATAAGGCACTTGTTGGTGTGgtgacatctgatgcgaccatgccacgtCAGGCATGTGGTTAATGCACATTCAATTTGTAAAGTGAATGCCTGTGTGTACTAGTTTTAAATCAGAGAATTAGTATTTATTTCAGAAAACTGGTGCTTCAATGAAGCCTCACACTCAAAAACGATATAACAATTAAACATAAACAGTACACTCTGTACACTGTATTTGGCTTTAAAATACAATGGATGTGTTTCTTCTGATTTTATTCATTTTCATGCATTAATTCAAAGTATTTCAGTGGGAGTACAGAAAAGAAAACCTTGATACAAGGTAAGAGCTAAAAAAAACCTCTGACTATATTCTTTGCTTCAAAACAATTTCCAACATTGTTTAAAGCATGATAGCATAGCAGTACTAAACTGAACAGGTCCTCAAGTGGTGTGCAAAAAGAAGAGTTAAGGAAATTCTATGCTTGttgttgaataaaaaaaaatatggcagCAGCTTTAGTTTGCCGTgtgtaaaatgtattattattgctCATGAAAACCACTCAGTGTAATGAAttatgggaacagaaaatacaaaacATAAGTCCAATAATAGATGTATTGCATCCAAATGGGTGTCCTTTTTCAGTGATGATCAACTTTTTTTAAGCtaagacagagggcctgattcagaggtggctgcagttgagcgattatttgctactgcgcatgaggcagtagaacaaactgttccAAAATGTCACaattccctgaggagagtctaagtgtgtcatttgtaaagccacagtaagtagaggaAGGTAccgtaaccatctaggaacctactCCCTGTTATGTCATTTGTATTGAGTTTTGGGGAAAATCAGAAACTTATGTTAAACAAATAAGAACAAGAAGTCCAGAATAAGCTACCTCCCTTCTCTCAGCTAAtttccagcacctgcaatctcctctgacaacaccttcatcatcaatatcctcactaatgatcggaggtagtcctgcatccaatttgataaggctaggtgacccctcccctatccaggatttctcagaagaatccttgagtgctaggcctgctgcagctgctgctgggagttgatcttcATCCCTGAAGGGGACCAAGGAgactactagtagtttcaaacaattgactgttagacaaatcctttgcaagaggaagcaagtatgacagctgttACACAGTCGCACACTGAATCACTTACACCATGATGGCTATGCCAGTATTCGATCTACAGCCAATATCCGCCATTAACGCAGCAGGTTTTAAACAGTTAACTGAGGTCCTGCATCCAGCTGCCAAATTCCATCTCAGTTCCATTTACTATACAAGCAATTCCTGCACAAGGATGTTAAAAAAAACCTTAATCATtggcaaaatgccattgtacccattgtccacttaaacacagatatgtggacaaccgaaactgggcaaactaaagattacataacTGTGAAAGTACACTGTGTAGGTGAATCACCTTCAGCAGttggaacagcagcagcatctaacaaacaatGGTAGATCATTCAGATGCAGGCTAATCTTTGTATCACTGACTTTACTACAAAACATTCTTCTGACAACCTTTTAGAAAAACGAAGGGATGTCATAGTAAAACGGCTTTCCCTGATTGgactcaggatttgtgatttctgataatgccacaaatattgtgagagcagtacagctgggtgaattcaaaTACATCCCATGTTTtactcacacaatcaacttggtgacagagttttttaagaaatgacagggtgtgcaggagatgctgtttgtGGCCCCAAAAAGTTtgggacatttttggcattcagaAATAACATGTAGGAGATTGCAACAGCTGCAATCATTTTCTCATGCCAccaactaaagcaagaggtggtaacaaggttaaATTCTActctttatatgcttcagtggatggaggaacagcagcAAGTCATACAAAGCTACACAACAAACCATGATAttaggaaaggagggggaatgcacagtGGATAATACTTTACATGTTGTGCAAGGTGATGAAATCATTAAAAGTAGTCATCTGTGAAGTGAGTTCTGATATTGCTAGCTTAAGACAGGTGATTCCACTAACTTGACTTTTGTAAAAAGAAGCTTGAGAAATGAGGAGGAGATGAAAtaaagtgattccgctaagtatgttggacttgtaaatGAAGTTCCTTATTTGCTTTGTCAGGATCCAACAGTTGTCATCATCTTGAAATCatatcactacattttggctactatGCTTGATCCGAGGTTTAAGTTGTATATCATGTCTTTCTTTAAAActaacccagatcttaagagacgcAAATCGTTCCcggtgagcaagttgtcagctcaagaGGTACATGACAACTATCCTCCTTTAGTTTTTCCGGCAACTGTTGCTACCAGGAGAAAAAACCTGACCATTCCCAAGAGACCCAGTGATGATGCAGATGgatgagtcaacacaacattttgacatctggtcttaAAGAATTGGCCAAAATTAGTTACACCTCTATTGTTACTTCATAGGATATGGTCAACATTCAAAGAATGGTGGATCATTTTTTTTAATGATAGTGTACAAATAGGCATTTCatagagtccctttgactactggaaggaaaaaaaaaggccatttggaggcccttgtactacATAAGCTGCCCACCCTCTACTTTGTACTCAAAAAGAGTTTTCCGCactgccgggaaccttgtcagtgttcggtgtaggaggttacttcctcaaaatgtggaacagGCAACGTTCATCAAAATTAACTaaaaattccacaaggaagatctTTACTGGCAATTTCatgaaagtacagagacttctgtaatggtggattccagcgaggATGAATTAGTATTGTGTGAGGAGGATATAAACATTGATGAGAGTGAGGATGAGAATGACgataacatcttgccactgtagagctcaTTGACAGCATTGTTACCTTAACTGCTTTaatcccattggtagcttgttttgtggggccataacaaaccaagcacttcagccccaAAAGTGTCAgtacctgtcgctgaagtgcttggtttgttaaactgtgcatgtcatttTTTAATATCCAAACATTGGGGTGGATGAGAGGACTCATGGAAAATTCCATCAtgtaccacttttcttttcagtcactgctgtgtggcaatgtttcatagatgtacttTAAACTTCATTTGTTTGTGCCACTGCACTGTCATTTAGTAACAGCCAACTTGCTGCAGCCTTTAGCTGGTTgaatacaatattgtgagctgtgaggtggtcaaaattgacaggaaatgaatgttattgaagttaataatactgcaggaacaaattatgtgattttagcagttattTTTTTAACTTACAGATCCAAATTCAAAACCAAAATATGTGAGGGCGATttgcaaaaccataacacaaagttaatacagatccaaaatccaaaacacagggtcggcgcacatctctgcTTTACAAGCCACACTTCAGCCATGGGTATCTCtatgatgggtgcagggtgtgcggtgcagggagggcacaCCGTACACACATAGATGTTTCTTACCTTTCAgatagcactgcagaaatcacaatATAAATGGGGAAGGTTCCATTCTCCCTCAGATCTGCATAGTGtacaagatcccggcggtcagaataccgacactgggatcttgaccaccagaatgctggcagcgctgccacagctattcccactcctgggtgtccacgacacctatggcATCGGAATAGAACCTGTTCCACCAGGAAAATGTTGTGGAAGCCTTGTTCCCTGAGTTCAGTGCATGCACAATTCTAGAGTCTACTCTGTGCATGCGC
This region includes:
- the LOC134980776 gene encoding histone-lysine N-methyltransferase 2D-like encodes the protein MTTGLLSPGNQVGEVGKVLKKSSTGQPTVTPITSDDDDAVEAGPTKGVLSSRRRTPVAHQTIIHVATKKARSDVQSQPQQSTPPRRLSTVSSVPSLQILDTPPRRQPHSPHLDYSSTGTSIPTQQQQHSDMDETIMLQMQPLIEGISHPAPVSTPPQQSTPPPQHSPKTPVAQGPDQVFWDSWATQQATNQYCLRRQTQIFANLPSNLRRISRNFSRQNEPTTRIANTMEIMRADITHVMGNLQRIM